The proteins below are encoded in one region of Fibrobacter sp.:
- a CDS encoding DUF616 domain-containing protein — MKFEDCYRALEKLNAEYLKLENSSELKVGKIIKVVLSMNVWRIYACVVSAIRARKIKNVELSSSVAYSRGAFVDDDKKVAVYSCITGKYDVMSSPLLIDDQLDYYLISDVDSKVDSVWTHLSIPLDATKYGGGMVNRFCKLNPWIYFQNYDYSIYVDGNIEIVSDIRSLCSLARDSKIGIAMHLHDSRDCVYKERDVCKLYKRGNAEAIDKQLNKFRAEGFPEHFGMVEATIIIVDLKNETAKKIMSAWWSELECSNSGRDQISFPYVLWKNGYRIEDVGCLGNNRRKNPKFRTKSHGG; from the coding sequence ATGAAATTTGAAGATTGTTACAGGGCTCTTGAAAAATTAAATGCAGAGTATTTAAAGCTCGAAAATTCTTCAGAACTGAAAGTAGGTAAGATTATTAAGGTCGTGTTATCTATGAATGTTTGGAGAATATATGCGTGTGTTGTTTCTGCCATAAGGGCGAGAAAAATTAAGAATGTTGAGCTTTCGTCATCTGTGGCTTACTCTCGTGGTGCTTTTGTTGATGACGATAAGAAAGTTGCTGTTTATAGCTGTATCACTGGAAAGTATGATGTTATGTCAAGCCCTTTGTTAATTGATGATCAACTTGACTATTATTTAATTAGCGATGTTGACTCGAAAGTTGATTCCGTGTGGACGCATCTCTCAATTCCTTTGGATGCTACAAAATATGGTGGCGGAATGGTGAACCGTTTTTGTAAATTGAATCCTTGGATTTACTTTCAAAATTATGATTATTCGATTTATGTAGATGGAAATATTGAGATAGTTTCTGATATCCGTAGTCTGTGCTCTTTGGCTAGAGACTCAAAAATAGGTATTGCTATGCATTTACATGACTCTCGTGATTGTGTTTATAAAGAACGAGACGTCTGTAAATTATATAAGCGAGGTAATGCTGAAGCAATTGATAAACAACTAAATAAATTTCGTGCAGAGGGGTTTCCTGAGCATTTTGGTATGGTTGAAGCAACTATAATTATTGTTGACCTGAAAAATGAGACGGCTAAGAAAATTATGTCTGCTTGGTGGAGCGAATTGGAATGTTCTAATAGTGGCCGTGATCAAATTTCTTTTCCTTATGTGTTATGGAAAAACGGTTATAGGATAGAAGATGTTGGCTGTTTAGGCAATAATCGACGAAAAAATCCGAAGTTTAGGACAAAGTCACATGGTGGGTGA
- a CDS encoding glycosyltransferase: MNILIYVNSLDGGGAERVAALWAKGFFENHHNVSIAVNYINSISHYEVPDGVRIYRPFAVYDSLQKIFPCLLWDQIFSRIYNFVSEKVKRHLLGKILSKVNPEIIIVVLPELYDRIRTAQNICNKKILTIVTDHNSYERPDNAPFSPLQLELKFKKCYEYDYLTVLTKVDQSILLKTMKKSFMNKVSVLPNPLSYEPSNDVPPKEKIVLAVGRLNVWFCKGFDLLLKVWAKISKDFPDWKLEIAGNGDKTFLLKICEKLNITNSVVFLGYVNVKEYYEKASIFVMSSRYEGFGMALTEAMSQGCACVACDYNGRQREIIENESQGLICNPDDESSIESALRRVLSDEGYRFYIQKNAIERSKYYGLSNIMNCWNGIFKKIGLV; the protein is encoded by the coding sequence ATGAATATATTGATATATGTAAATTCTTTAGATGGAGGTGGTGCTGAACGAGTTGCGGCATTATGGGCCAAAGGTTTTTTTGAGAACCATCATAATGTAAGCATTGCTGTCAATTATATAAATTCTATCTCGCATTATGAAGTACCTGATGGTGTGAGAATTTATCGTCCATTTGCTGTCTATGATTCTCTACAGAAAATTTTTCCATGCTTGTTATGGGATCAGATATTTAGTCGCATCTATAATTTTGTTTCTGAAAAGGTCAAGAGACACCTTTTGGGAAAGATTTTGTCTAAAGTGAACCCAGAAATAATTATAGTTGTTTTGCCAGAGTTGTATGATCGGATAAGGACTGCTCAAAACATATGTAATAAAAAAATTTTGACTATTGTAACGGATCATAATTCTTATGAAAGGCCTGATAATGCGCCTTTTTCACCATTACAGTTAGAATTAAAATTTAAGAAATGCTATGAATATGATTATTTAACTGTGCTAACTAAGGTTGATCAATCTATATTATTGAAGACGATGAAAAAATCTTTTATGAATAAGGTCTCGGTTCTTCCGAACCCACTATCGTATGAGCCCTCAAATGATGTTCCGCCTAAAGAAAAGATTGTTCTAGCCGTGGGACGATTAAATGTGTGGTTCTGCAAAGGGTTTGACTTGTTATTAAAGGTATGGGCAAAAATTAGTAAGGATTTCCCAGACTGGAAATTAGAAATTGCAGGTAATGGTGATAAAACTTTTTTATTGAAAATTTGCGAGAAATTGAATATTACAAATAGTGTTGTTTTTTTGGGATATGTAAATGTTAAAGAATACTATGAGAAGGCTTCAATTTTTGTTATGAGTAGCCGCTATGAAGGCTTTGGGATGGCTCTTACTGAAGCTATGAGTCAAGGTTGTGCGTGTGTGGCTTGTGATTATAATGGTCGCCAACGTGAAATTATAGAGAATGAGTCACAAGGGTTGATTTGTAATCCAGATGACGAAAGTTCGATTGAAAGCGCATTGCGTAGAGTCCTTTCTGATGAGGGGTATCGTTTTTATATACAAAAAAATGCTATTGAACGATCTAAATATTATGGTTTGTCAAATATAATGAATTGTTGGAATGGAATATTTAAGAAAATAGGTCTGGTGTAA
- a CDS encoding polysaccharide pyruvyl transferase family protein: MKVGVVTYSSTIDNYGQVLQYLATQEFLKDFDFDVFLLREKVNNPLWKRLLRPLYYFIKNIILRKRLDSEFKQKRMKFKKWHSISDKMEKKHPRHFEEFRKKNFKIVEDDGSYFYNAKFDAFCAGSDQIWSESPFYYFLRFAPKECIRFSVASSVGHRPITNEFVNDVKEDLSLFSFITVREKNGVELCRKAGRCDAHLVLDPTFLISSDRYFRFSLPLRKKRPYIFLYLLGADISVSVEDIFSFAEEKNMDVKYVASQGRCDSFPKIYATVEEWLSLLVNADYVLTNSFHGMALSLIHHKNFLVFPVVGVLSTLNGRIENIASIFALTSRIYDKSMEILFDSIDWCGVDSVIEKNKQFMSSLMGTLVHKKCNLNLK; the protein is encoded by the coding sequence ATGAAAGTTGGTGTTGTAACGTATTCTAGCACAATAGATAATTATGGACAGGTTTTACAATATCTAGCCACACAAGAATTTCTAAAGGATTTTGATTTTGATGTTTTTTTATTACGAGAAAAAGTAAATAATCCCTTGTGGAAACGTTTGCTTAGACCTTTATATTATTTTATAAAAAATATTATTTTACGTAAAAGATTAGATTCTGAATTCAAACAAAAAAGAATGAAATTTAAGAAATGGCATTCTATTTCCGATAAAATGGAAAAAAAACATCCAAGACATTTTGAAGAGTTTCGAAAAAAAAATTTTAAGATTGTTGAAGACGATGGATCGTATTTTTATAATGCTAAATTTGATGCTTTTTGTGCGGGAAGTGATCAGATTTGGTCTGAGTCTCCGTTTTATTATTTTTTGAGGTTTGCCCCAAAAGAATGTATTCGCTTTAGTGTTGCGTCTAGTGTGGGTCATCGTCCAATTACAAATGAATTTGTAAATGATGTTAAGGAAGATCTATCCCTTTTTTCTTTCATTACTGTACGAGAAAAGAATGGAGTTGAACTTTGTCGAAAGGCTGGGCGTTGTGATGCTCATTTAGTTTTAGATCCGACTTTTTTAATATCTAGTGATAGGTATTTTCGTTTTTCTTTGCCGTTGAGAAAAAAACGACCCTATATTTTTTTGTATTTGTTGGGTGCTGATATTTCTGTGTCAGTTGAAGATATTTTTAGTTTTGCTGAAGAGAAAAATATGGATGTGAAATATGTGGCAAGCCAGGGACGATGTGATTCGTTTCCAAAAATATATGCAACTGTAGAGGAGTGGCTGTCATTACTTGTGAATGCTGATTATGTGCTTACAAATTCTTTTCATGGAATGGCGCTTTCCTTAATACATCATAAAAACTTTTTAGTATTTCCAGTTGTAGGTGTTCTTTCTACGCTAAATGGTCGAATAGAAAACATTGCAAGTATATTTGCCTTGACAAGTCGAATATATGATAAATCGATGGAAATACTTTTTGATTCAATAGATTGGTGCGGAGTTGATTCTGTGATTGAAAAAAATAAACAATTTATGAGTTCGTTGATGGGTACATTGGTTCATAAAAAATGCAATCTCAACTTAAAATAG
- a CDS encoding oligosaccharide flippase family protein — translation MQSQLKIGALLSYVVLALQNLVGLLYTPFMLRMMGKSEYGLYSIAASIIAYLTILDLGFGNAIVRYTAKFRAENKKEEQYEMFGMFFLLYCGIGLIALLAGGVLYWNAENIFDASMTVNELSRTKIILALMVFNLAVTFPFGLFGSIITAYEQFVFQKVIAIVRIILNTATMIVLLNLGYKAIAMVVVATIFNVLTLGLNFWYCKHYLKIKLKFARFKWDFLKEVSIYSFWIFLNVIMDRIYWSTGQFVLGAYAGTVVVAVFAVAIQLEHMYMSFSTAISGVFLPKVTAMAVRESDGRAISDLFIKTGRIQYCVMILVLTGFFLFGRQFIRLWAGEGYDDAYIIAMLFFVPLTVPLIQNLGITILQARNQMKFRSLLYLVISLVSLGAQIPLSKYYGGIGCACAIAGALVLGQIIVMNVYYQVKQKIDIVGFWIEIIKMSIIPGILTVLTYYVLQQCALDTVVKLVAGIVLYLVVYLPLFFKLSMNAYERDLILKPIKKILKSR, via the coding sequence ATGCAATCTCAACTTAAAATAGGTGCGTTGCTCTCGTATGTAGTTCTTGCTCTCCAAAACTTGGTGGGCCTGCTGTATACGCCATTTATGCTTCGCATGATGGGCAAGTCGGAGTATGGCCTTTATTCCATTGCTGCGTCTATTATCGCTTATTTGACCATCCTTGATTTGGGCTTTGGTAACGCTATTGTCCGCTATACGGCGAAATTCAGGGCAGAAAATAAAAAAGAAGAACAGTATGAAATGTTTGGAATGTTTTTCTTGCTGTATTGTGGCATCGGCCTGATTGCTTTGTTGGCTGGTGGCGTTTTGTATTGGAATGCGGAAAATATCTTTGACGCTTCGATGACGGTGAATGAACTTTCTCGAACGAAAATCATTCTTGCCTTGATGGTTTTCAATTTGGCGGTTACGTTCCCGTTCGGTCTTTTTGGCTCAATCATTACGGCGTACGAACAGTTTGTTTTTCAGAAAGTAATCGCCATTGTGCGTATCATTTTGAATACAGCGACGATGATCGTCCTTTTGAATTTGGGCTACAAGGCTATCGCCATGGTGGTTGTTGCGACGATTTTCAATGTTTTGACACTTGGTCTAAATTTTTGGTATTGTAAGCATTATTTGAAAATTAAATTGAAATTTGCCAGATTCAAGTGGGACTTTTTGAAAGAAGTCTCGATTTATTCTTTCTGGATTTTCTTGAATGTCATTATGGATCGTATTTATTGGAGCACTGGTCAGTTTGTGCTTGGAGCATACGCTGGCACGGTCGTTGTCGCGGTATTTGCGGTCGCCATTCAGTTGGAACACATGTATATGAGTTTTTCAACGGCCATTAGTGGGGTGTTTTTACCGAAAGTGACGGCTATGGCTGTGCGAGAATCCGATGGTAGGGCGATTTCAGATTTGTTCATCAAGACGGGTCGAATCCAGTATTGTGTGATGATTTTGGTGCTTACAGGGTTCTTCCTTTTTGGTCGACAGTTTATTCGCCTATGGGCAGGCGAGGGCTATGACGATGCCTATATTATTGCGATGCTGTTCTTTGTTCCGTTGACGGTGCCGCTGATTCAGAATTTGGGTATCACGATTTTACAGGCCCGCAATCAGATGAAGTTCCGATCGCTTCTTTATTTGGTTATTTCTCTTGTGAGTCTAGGTGCGCAAATCCCGTTATCCAAGTATTATGGCGGAATCGGTTGTGCTTGTGCTATTGCGGGTGCACTTGTGTTAGGGCAGATTATCGTGATGAATGTGTATTATCAGGTCAAGCAGAAGATTGATATTGTCGGATTCTGGATTGAAATCATAAAGATGTCTATTATTCCTGGTATATTGACCGTGCTGACTTACTACGTTTTGCAGCAATGTGCCCTTGATACGGTTGTGAAACTCGTTGCGGGTATAGTCCTTTATCTTGTGGTTTATTTGCCGCTATTCTTTAAGCTCTCGATGAACGCCTACGAACGCGACTTGATTTTGAAACCGATTAAGAAAATTTTGAAGAGCCGATAG
- a CDS encoding acyltransferase, which produces MEQKRETYYDFLRGCAIIFVILIHSFAISFAGEIFPVPSVILRNFFNIAVPVFLACSGFFMARKQIDGNNYLLFFKKHFFRVYLPVLFCSIPLFAIDIACDRSVLKSVFLLFFCGYSVYYFVAVIIQCYLLLPFLNLLYNKGKNVYVVVMVCSLLLSVCGWFVKSYVLPKLGMSLPLIAYAGGFWMWSVFFIFGYYLGRKKERIYPIRLWILLSFLSFVLCIFESLFLDKLGYGIGVGQKPSAMLFSFCLIPLLFSEKIKDTFDNLNCKGTIFLSSIGFYSFGIYLIHCYVLLAYRIAVKKCLHAPVDGYLQWVCLTTAVLMISYGFLWGMKKFFPRLTRVCLGV; this is translated from the coding sequence ATGGAACAAAAGCGTGAGACATATTATGATTTCTTAAGAGGATGCGCAATCATCTTTGTTATCTTGATACACTCTTTTGCAATTTCTTTTGCTGGCGAAATCTTTCCAGTTCCGTCCGTAATCCTACGAAATTTTTTTAATATTGCTGTTCCTGTTTTTCTTGCTTGTAGCGGTTTCTTTATGGCTCGTAAGCAAATAGATGGAAATAATTATTTGCTGTTTTTTAAGAAACATTTTTTTAGAGTCTATTTACCAGTTCTCTTTTGTTCAATTCCGCTATTTGCGATAGACATTGCCTGTGATCGAAGTGTGTTAAAGAGCGTATTTCTATTATTTTTTTGTGGCTACTCGGTTTATTATTTCGTTGCTGTAATTATTCAATGTTATCTTTTGTTGCCTTTCCTGAATTTACTTTATAATAAAGGCAAAAATGTGTATGTCGTTGTAATGGTCTGTTCTTTATTGCTCTCGGTTTGCGGATGGTTTGTTAAGTCTTATGTTCTGCCCAAATTAGGAATGTCGCTACCGTTAATTGCTTATGCGGGTGGTTTTTGGATGTGGAGTGTTTTCTTCATATTTGGTTATTATTTGGGACGAAAAAAAGAACGAATTTACCCTATAAGATTATGGATTTTGTTGTCCTTTTTGTCTTTTGTTTTATGTATTTTCGAAAGTTTGTTTTTGGATAAATTGGGTTATGGTATTGGTGTGGGGCAGAAACCATCGGCAATGCTATTTTCATTTTGTTTAATTCCCCTTTTGTTTTCTGAAAAAATCAAAGATACTTTTGATAATTTAAATTGTAAAGGAACGATCTTTTTAAGTTCCATCGGGTTTTACTCTTTTGGGATATACCTAATTCATTGCTATGTTCTTTTGGCTTACCGCATTGCTGTAAAAAAATGTTTACACGCTCCCGTGGACGGATATTTGCAATGGGTTTGTCTGACAACAGCTGTTTTAATGATTTCCTATGGTTTTCTTTGGGGAATGAAAAAGTTTTTTCCGCGGTTGACTAGGGTTTGTTTAGGAGTTTAG
- a CDS encoding Coenzyme F420 hydrogenase/dehydrogenase, beta subunit C-terminal domain, which produces MNIPVQNCSSCAACANVCARSAISMQLDVEGFYRPVIDAEKCVQCGACERICPWNKPVENPNVADVSPKTVAAYAKDESVRLLSSSGGIFTVLAERVLDDGGVVAGVAQTAPTRFGHIIVDNKADLEKLRGSKYVQADVGLVYREVRSLLKAGRKVLFSGTPCQVAGLYAVLGNAAASADLFTVDIVCHGTPSVKVFEKYVREMEKTGNSALDGVNFRDKSEGWSGYALLHRFRSGKYVSVHHGRSKYMRLFLSRICQNVSCDDCHYRKLPRIADITLGDYWGISRYHPEMNDNKGTSVVLLNTTPGSMLFESVADKVVQCDSKVEYAIAGNPCIVCSSTPHPKRAEFFANLDKYTLDQLIKMYCPFPSPLKRVYIRMRGLLGRVKRKIAG; this is translated from the coding sequence GTGAATATCCCCGTTCAGAACTGTTCCTCCTGTGCGGCTTGTGCCAATGTCTGCGCCCGTAGCGCGATTTCTATGCAGTTGGATGTCGAGGGCTTCTACCGCCCCGTCATAGATGCTGAAAAATGCGTGCAATGCGGAGCTTGTGAACGGATTTGCCCATGGAACAAGCCTGTCGAAAACCCGAATGTCGCGGATGTTTCGCCGAAAACGGTGGCCGCCTACGCGAAGGACGAGTCTGTCCGTCTGCTGTCTTCCAGCGGCGGAATCTTCACCGTATTGGCGGAACGTGTCCTGGATGACGGCGGGGTAGTGGCCGGTGTTGCTCAGACTGCTCCGACCCGTTTCGGGCACATCATTGTTGACAACAAGGCGGACTTGGAAAAACTGCGCGGATCCAAGTATGTGCAGGCCGATGTCGGGCTCGTGTATCGCGAAGTCCGTAGTTTGCTCAAGGCAGGGCGCAAGGTTCTGTTCTCTGGGACGCCCTGTCAGGTGGCGGGCCTTTATGCGGTACTTGGCAATGCTGCCGCCTCTGCTGACCTGTTTACGGTGGATATTGTGTGCCACGGCACGCCCAGCGTGAAGGTCTTCGAGAAATACGTCCGGGAAATGGAGAAAACGGGCAATTCTGCTCTGGACGGCGTCAATTTCCGCGACAAGTCGGAAGGCTGGAGCGGCTATGCGCTGCTGCATCGTTTCAGGTCCGGAAAATACGTATCTGTGCATCATGGCCGCTCGAAATACATGCGCCTGTTCCTGAGCCGCATTTGTCAAAATGTCTCCTGCGATGACTGCCATTACCGCAAACTCCCCCGGATTGCCGACATCACCCTGGGCGACTACTGGGGCATATCCAGGTATCACCCCGAAATGAACGACAACAAGGGAACATCGGTTGTTCTGCTGAATACTACTCCGGGTAGTATGCTGTTCGAATCCGTCGCCGACAAGGTCGTCCAATGTGACTCCAAGGTCGAATACGCCATTGCCGGTAACCCCTGCATCGTCTGCTCCAGTACGCCGCACCCCAAGCGCGCCGAATTCTTCGCCAACCTGGACAAATACACCCTCGACCAGCTGATAAAGATGTATTGCCCTTTCCCGTCACCCCTCAAGCGGGTGTATATCCGGATGCGTGGGCTGCTCGGGCGGGTCAAGCGGAAAATTGCGGGGTAG